In Salvelinus namaycush isolate Seneca chromosome 20, SaNama_1.0, whole genome shotgun sequence, the following proteins share a genomic window:
- the LOC120065073 gene encoding PHD finger protein 20-like isoform X2, which translates to MDYAQSLYPKEVDVSMMSKMPPNRRGITFEVGATLEARDTLKNWYPANIEKIDYNDEKILIHYRQWSHRYDEWFDWTSPYLRPVERIQLRRQGLLDDDPIPGFHVNDKVLASWSDCRFYPAKVLAVNKDASYSVKFYDGVVQTVKGIHVKPFVRERGGGKTRSAERNGVRKHQNGRDRRPQENSPKNKRARRSTSDLEGDSETEDNNDVDEWDKREEQEKTKRKDGEVDVTKESPPAIKQEEHTEQHAGQNDVRDHMTATVGPNGVKVEEDRGQSEERSTHNLNGGIKKEVEMKTEYTVLSSPNEPKLSTEPPNQMSTLTGPVSIPLPSALSTNDGVEQKAASQPDSSKSAPLDVPVKPIRKQGFHNPNRFSREPLYRVIKNQPPPVLSINLDHNPFKCSAVGCTKSFRKAKLLHYHMKYYHGEDQQLEDDLSPTRSVQTQASEKHPSPTTLESPKRRRTFSASMHSTVHSPIRTPPSPRSEAKTMSRRTSVPPAVSTEPTQSQQQRALLREKSKENQLDRNGQRPVATETFMSSGMDLGLVKERDRLKDKKQTDFLHVKLKKKKKKKKAKSEYTGSEENIDISIFDLQSKLNLPLKFPLSHNHKPESYHCRPGYNQSEQIHVDDEDSISDWSTDSCGWSDEQGAELDVTTPPLNLGSVALETGAQEIVRCVCEVEEENDFMIQCEECLCWQHGTCMGLLEENVPDKYACYVCRDPQGQRQSLRYWYDRDWLSSGHMYGLSFLDENYSHQNAKKIAATHQLLGDVHRVVEVLNGLQLKMSILHTQTHPDLRLWCQPWKRAERPWRRDGSGTGTDAAPSPAPTDEGSERDHKSLARGGAEALMSAAMEKLSRASSSTFSPYQSFQDSYIMSEHCYQKPRAYYPAVEQRLVVETTRRGSELEDSLRSTEDLLEREQRYGGMLETARPKAHTHLNTHTKGSDVGRWGQAEVKMEGGDGDGSSQQHQWQINLLDHIDAVQEEVTHRMDFIERELDVLESWLDYTGELEPPEPLARLPQLKHSMKLLLTELAKVQQIALCCST; encoded by the exons ATGGACTATGCTCAAAGTCTCTACCCAAAG GAGGTGGATGTGAGCATGATGAGCAAGATGCCACCTAACAGAAGAGGGATAACTTTTGAGGTGGGAGCAACGCTAGAGGCCAGAGACACCCTCAAAAACTG GTATCCGGCCAACATAGAGAAGATTGACTATAATGATGAGAAGATCCTGATCCACTACCGTCAGTGGAGCCACCGCTATGATGAGTGGTTTGACTGGACCAGCCCCTACCTGAGACCTGTAGAGAGGATCCAGCTGAGACGACAGGGACTGCTGGACGACGATCCTATCCCT GGATTTCATGTAAATGACAAGGTCCTCGCCAGTTGGTCCGATTGCCGCTTCTACCCTGCCAAGGTCTTAGCAGTCAATAAAGATG CATCTTACAGTGTGAAGTTTTATGATGGAGTCGTCCAGACAGTGAAGGGGATCCACGTGAAGCCTTTTGTCAGAGAG agaggaggagggaagactCGGTCTGCTGAGAGGAACGGAGTCAGGAAGCACCAGAATGGCAGAGACAGGAGGCCTCAGGAAAACAGCCCCAAGAATAAAAGGGCCAGACGCAGTACCTCTgacctggagggagacagtgagaccGAGGATAATAATGATGTTGATGAATGGGACAAGAGGGAGGAACAGGAGAAGACCAAGAGGAAGGATGGTGAGGTGGATGTCACCAAAGAGAGTCCACCCGCGATTAAGCAGGAGGAGCATACAGAGCAGCATGCAGGACAGAACGACGTCCGGGATCACATGACAGCCACTGTGGGCCCGAACGGAGTGAAGGTGGAAGAAGACCGAGGACAGAGTGAGGAGAGGTCTACTCATAATTTAAATGGAGGGATAAAAAAAGAGGTGGAAATGAAAACTGAGTACACAGTCCTGAGCTCACCAAATGAACCTAAGCTATCCACTGAGCCACCCAATCAGATGTCAACACTGACAGGGCCAGTGTCTATCCCATTACCCTCAGCTTTGTCCACCAATGACGGAGTGGAGCAGAAGGCAGCGAGCCAACCGGATAGCTCAAAATCTGCACCACTGGACGTCCCAGTGAAAC CAATAAGGAAGCAGGGTTTTCACAACCCCAATAGATTCAGCAGAGAGCCAT TGTACAGAGTGATCAAAAACCAGCCTCCCCCAGTCCTGTCCATCAACTTGGACCACAACCCGTTTAAATGCAGCGCTGTGGGTTGCACCAAGTCGTTCCGCAAGGCCAAACTGCTTCACTACCACATGAAGTACTACCACGGAGAGGACCAGCAGCTAGAGGACGACCTCAGCCCCACCAGGAGCGTCCAGACCCAGGCCTCAGAGAAGCACCCCTCCCCTACCACTCTGGAGAGTCCTAAGAGGAGACGCACCTTCTCTGCCTCAATGC ACTCCACTGTGCACAGTCCTATCAGAACTCCCCCGTCTCCACGTAGTGAGGCAAAAACAATGAGCAGACGCACGTCAGTGCCACCTGCTGTCAGCACAGAGCCAACACAGAGCCAGCAGCAGAGGGCACTGCTGAGGGAGAAGAGCAAAGAGAACCAGCTGGACAGGAATGGCCAGAGACCGGTGGCGACAGAGACGTTTATGAGCAGTGGCATGGACTTAG GATTGGTGAAAGAACGAGACCGGCTGAAGGATAAGAAACAGACCGACTTCCTTCACGTTAAactgaagaaaaagaagaagaaaaagaaggccAAGTCTG AGTACACAGGTAGTGAGGAGAATATTGACATCTCAATATTTGATCTCCAGTCCAAATTGAATTTGCCACTCAAATTCCCCCTCTCACACAATCACAAGCCTGAGTCATACCACTGCAGGCCCGGATACAACCAGTCAGAGCAGATACACGTGGATG ATGAGGATAGCATCAGTGATTGGTCAACTGACAGCTGTGGGTGGAGTGATGAGCAGGGGGCGGAGCTGGACGTCACTACTCCACCCCTGAATCTGGGCTCTGTTGCCTTGGAGACGGGCGCTCAGGAGATTGTGCGTTGcgtctgtgaggtggaagaggaAAACGACTTCATGATACAA TGTGAGGAGTGTCTGTGCTGGCAGCATGGCACCTGCATGGGCCTCCTGGAGGAGAACGTCCCAGACAAATACGCCTGCTACGTCTGCCGAGACCCACAAG GTCAGAGGCAGAGCCTGCGGTACTGGTATGACCGTGATTGGCTGAGCAGCGGTCACATGTACGGTCTGTCCTTCTTGGATGAAAACTACTCCCACCAGAATGCAAAGAAGATTGCAGCAACACACCAGCTACTAGGAGACGTCCACCGTGTGGTGGAGGTGCTCAATGGCCTGCAGCTCAAGATGAGCATCCTACA TACCCAAACCCACCCAGACTTGCGGCTGTGGTGCCAGCCCTGGAAGCGGGCAGAGAGGCCCTGGAGGAGAGACGGCTCGGGGACGGGCACCGACGCAGCACCGTCTCCAGCGCCAACAGACGAGGGCTCAGAGAGGGACCACAAGAGTCTTGCGCGTGGGGGAGCAGAAGCTCTGATGTCAGCCGCCATGGAGAAGCTCAGTCGAGCCTCCTCTTCCACCTTCTCGCCCTACCAGTCGTTCCAGGACTCGTACATCATGAGTGAGCACTGCTACCAGAAGCCGCGGGCGTACTACCCTGCGGTGGAGCAGAGGCTGGTGGTGGAGACCACACGGAGGGGCTCTGAGCTGGAGGACAGCCTGAGGAGTACTGAGGACCTGCTGGAGAGAGAGCAGCGCTATGGAGGCATGCTAGAGACAGCCAGGCCCAAAGCCCATACACACCTGAACACTCACACCAAG GGTTCAGATGTTGGTCGCTGGGGCCAGGCCGAggtgaagatggagggaggggacgGAGACGGCAGTAGCCAGCAGCACCAGTGGCAGATCAACCTGCTGGATCACATAGATGCCGTACAGGAAGAGGTCACTCACAGGATGGACTTCATCGAGAGGGAGCTGGATG TGTTGGAGAGTTGGCTGGACTACACAGGGGAGCTGGAGCCCCCAGAGCCTCTGGCCCGCCTGCCTCAGCTTAAACACAGCATGAAGCTGCTGTTAACGGAGCTGGCCAAGGTGCAGCAGATTGCCCTGTGCTGCTCCACATGA
- the LOC120065073 gene encoding PHD finger protein 20-like isoform X1, with protein sequence MDYAQSLYPKQEVDVSMMSKMPPNRRGITFEVGATLEARDTLKNWYPANIEKIDYNDEKILIHYRQWSHRYDEWFDWTSPYLRPVERIQLRRQGLLDDDPIPGFHVNDKVLASWSDCRFYPAKVLAVNKDASYSVKFYDGVVQTVKGIHVKPFVRERGGGKTRSAERNGVRKHQNGRDRRPQENSPKNKRARRSTSDLEGDSETEDNNDVDEWDKREEQEKTKRKDGEVDVTKESPPAIKQEEHTEQHAGQNDVRDHMTATVGPNGVKVEEDRGQSEERSTHNLNGGIKKEVEMKTEYTVLSSPNEPKLSTEPPNQMSTLTGPVSIPLPSALSTNDGVEQKAASQPDSSKSAPLDVPVKPIRKQGFHNPNRFSREPLYRVIKNQPPPVLSINLDHNPFKCSAVGCTKSFRKAKLLHYHMKYYHGEDQQLEDDLSPTRSVQTQASEKHPSPTTLESPKRRRTFSASMHSTVHSPIRTPPSPRSEAKTMSRRTSVPPAVSTEPTQSQQQRALLREKSKENQLDRNGQRPVATETFMSSGMDLGLVKERDRLKDKKQTDFLHVKLKKKKKKKKAKSEYTGSEENIDISIFDLQSKLNLPLKFPLSHNHKPESYHCRPGYNQSEQIHVDDEDSISDWSTDSCGWSDEQGAELDVTTPPLNLGSVALETGAQEIVRCVCEVEEENDFMIQCEECLCWQHGTCMGLLEENVPDKYACYVCRDPQGQRQSLRYWYDRDWLSSGHMYGLSFLDENYSHQNAKKIAATHQLLGDVHRVVEVLNGLQLKMSILHTQTHPDLRLWCQPWKRAERPWRRDGSGTGTDAAPSPAPTDEGSERDHKSLARGGAEALMSAAMEKLSRASSSTFSPYQSFQDSYIMSEHCYQKPRAYYPAVEQRLVVETTRRGSELEDSLRSTEDLLEREQRYGGMLETARPKAHTHLNTHTKGSDVGRWGQAEVKMEGGDGDGSSQQHQWQINLLDHIDAVQEEVTHRMDFIERELDVLESWLDYTGELEPPEPLARLPQLKHSMKLLLTELAKVQQIALCCST encoded by the exons ATGGACTATGCTCAAAGTCTCTACCCAAAG CAGGAGGTGGATGTGAGCATGATGAGCAAGATGCCACCTAACAGAAGAGGGATAACTTTTGAGGTGGGAGCAACGCTAGAGGCCAGAGACACCCTCAAAAACTG GTATCCGGCCAACATAGAGAAGATTGACTATAATGATGAGAAGATCCTGATCCACTACCGTCAGTGGAGCCACCGCTATGATGAGTGGTTTGACTGGACCAGCCCCTACCTGAGACCTGTAGAGAGGATCCAGCTGAGACGACAGGGACTGCTGGACGACGATCCTATCCCT GGATTTCATGTAAATGACAAGGTCCTCGCCAGTTGGTCCGATTGCCGCTTCTACCCTGCCAAGGTCTTAGCAGTCAATAAAGATG CATCTTACAGTGTGAAGTTTTATGATGGAGTCGTCCAGACAGTGAAGGGGATCCACGTGAAGCCTTTTGTCAGAGAG agaggaggagggaagactCGGTCTGCTGAGAGGAACGGAGTCAGGAAGCACCAGAATGGCAGAGACAGGAGGCCTCAGGAAAACAGCCCCAAGAATAAAAGGGCCAGACGCAGTACCTCTgacctggagggagacagtgagaccGAGGATAATAATGATGTTGATGAATGGGACAAGAGGGAGGAACAGGAGAAGACCAAGAGGAAGGATGGTGAGGTGGATGTCACCAAAGAGAGTCCACCCGCGATTAAGCAGGAGGAGCATACAGAGCAGCATGCAGGACAGAACGACGTCCGGGATCACATGACAGCCACTGTGGGCCCGAACGGAGTGAAGGTGGAAGAAGACCGAGGACAGAGTGAGGAGAGGTCTACTCATAATTTAAATGGAGGGATAAAAAAAGAGGTGGAAATGAAAACTGAGTACACAGTCCTGAGCTCACCAAATGAACCTAAGCTATCCACTGAGCCACCCAATCAGATGTCAACACTGACAGGGCCAGTGTCTATCCCATTACCCTCAGCTTTGTCCACCAATGACGGAGTGGAGCAGAAGGCAGCGAGCCAACCGGATAGCTCAAAATCTGCACCACTGGACGTCCCAGTGAAAC CAATAAGGAAGCAGGGTTTTCACAACCCCAATAGATTCAGCAGAGAGCCAT TGTACAGAGTGATCAAAAACCAGCCTCCCCCAGTCCTGTCCATCAACTTGGACCACAACCCGTTTAAATGCAGCGCTGTGGGTTGCACCAAGTCGTTCCGCAAGGCCAAACTGCTTCACTACCACATGAAGTACTACCACGGAGAGGACCAGCAGCTAGAGGACGACCTCAGCCCCACCAGGAGCGTCCAGACCCAGGCCTCAGAGAAGCACCCCTCCCCTACCACTCTGGAGAGTCCTAAGAGGAGACGCACCTTCTCTGCCTCAATGC ACTCCACTGTGCACAGTCCTATCAGAACTCCCCCGTCTCCACGTAGTGAGGCAAAAACAATGAGCAGACGCACGTCAGTGCCACCTGCTGTCAGCACAGAGCCAACACAGAGCCAGCAGCAGAGGGCACTGCTGAGGGAGAAGAGCAAAGAGAACCAGCTGGACAGGAATGGCCAGAGACCGGTGGCGACAGAGACGTTTATGAGCAGTGGCATGGACTTAG GATTGGTGAAAGAACGAGACCGGCTGAAGGATAAGAAACAGACCGACTTCCTTCACGTTAAactgaagaaaaagaagaagaaaaagaaggccAAGTCTG AGTACACAGGTAGTGAGGAGAATATTGACATCTCAATATTTGATCTCCAGTCCAAATTGAATTTGCCACTCAAATTCCCCCTCTCACACAATCACAAGCCTGAGTCATACCACTGCAGGCCCGGATACAACCAGTCAGAGCAGATACACGTGGATG ATGAGGATAGCATCAGTGATTGGTCAACTGACAGCTGTGGGTGGAGTGATGAGCAGGGGGCGGAGCTGGACGTCACTACTCCACCCCTGAATCTGGGCTCTGTTGCCTTGGAGACGGGCGCTCAGGAGATTGTGCGTTGcgtctgtgaggtggaagaggaAAACGACTTCATGATACAA TGTGAGGAGTGTCTGTGCTGGCAGCATGGCACCTGCATGGGCCTCCTGGAGGAGAACGTCCCAGACAAATACGCCTGCTACGTCTGCCGAGACCCACAAG GTCAGAGGCAGAGCCTGCGGTACTGGTATGACCGTGATTGGCTGAGCAGCGGTCACATGTACGGTCTGTCCTTCTTGGATGAAAACTACTCCCACCAGAATGCAAAGAAGATTGCAGCAACACACCAGCTACTAGGAGACGTCCACCGTGTGGTGGAGGTGCTCAATGGCCTGCAGCTCAAGATGAGCATCCTACA TACCCAAACCCACCCAGACTTGCGGCTGTGGTGCCAGCCCTGGAAGCGGGCAGAGAGGCCCTGGAGGAGAGACGGCTCGGGGACGGGCACCGACGCAGCACCGTCTCCAGCGCCAACAGACGAGGGCTCAGAGAGGGACCACAAGAGTCTTGCGCGTGGGGGAGCAGAAGCTCTGATGTCAGCCGCCATGGAGAAGCTCAGTCGAGCCTCCTCTTCCACCTTCTCGCCCTACCAGTCGTTCCAGGACTCGTACATCATGAGTGAGCACTGCTACCAGAAGCCGCGGGCGTACTACCCTGCGGTGGAGCAGAGGCTGGTGGTGGAGACCACACGGAGGGGCTCTGAGCTGGAGGACAGCCTGAGGAGTACTGAGGACCTGCTGGAGAGAGAGCAGCGCTATGGAGGCATGCTAGAGACAGCCAGGCCCAAAGCCCATACACACCTGAACACTCACACCAAG GGTTCAGATGTTGGTCGCTGGGGCCAGGCCGAggtgaagatggagggaggggacgGAGACGGCAGTAGCCAGCAGCACCAGTGGCAGATCAACCTGCTGGATCACATAGATGCCGTACAGGAAGAGGTCACTCACAGGATGGACTTCATCGAGAGGGAGCTGGATG TGTTGGAGAGTTGGCTGGACTACACAGGGGAGCTGGAGCCCCCAGAGCCTCTGGCCCGCCTGCCTCAGCTTAAACACAGCATGAAGCTGCTGTTAACGGAGCTGGCCAAGGTGCAGCAGATTGCCCTGTGCTGCTCCACATGA